The window GCAGAAACAATGATTCCTGTCCAGAGGAATTGAAAAACGTAACAAGTttggtgttttcttttaaagACAACATTTTAAGCAGCGGCGTTCTCGAAGCATCTGGTTCTCCTCATTCTTCACCTCGAATATCTGATAATTCTACATCACCAAACAGCAACTCAGGCTCCATAGAACCCTTATCTGTTGAAAACAATGATGTCGATTTTGAACGTCGGTGTTTAGAGGACAGAGATGATATAACTGACGTTTCTGTATCCAAAACTTTGCATCTGAACTCAGAACCATCAACTTTTGAAACCAAGGAAGTTGTCGTATCTCAagaaagtataaaatttcatactaCGTCTTTGGCGGCGTTAGAGAACCACGTAAAAACAATCAACTGGAAAAAGTATCGTCGTAGTCCCACCGACGTGATATCTTTATCTAGACACAATACATTTTTTCCGGGATTTCAAACGAAGGATGTGTTAACACTTCAAAATGAACAAAGTACTCTGTTTTCTACTAGTTTTGAGTCTAAACTAACAAAAAAGGAAAACCTAGAATCGTCCAAAAAAGAAACACTGTGTGGTAGTTTACTGGGAGTACCAGAACCTTTGCCCAAGGTTTCTCAACATGTTGATGCCCTATCAACGTCTCCAGATTCGACAAAACTAACATCGCCACCATTGGTCACAGGGTCTGAACGAGAGGCCCTAGATCTAACACCTAGATCACAGGGTTTACCCCCCGTGATAACCCCATCCTCCAGTGAATCAACATTTCCACTTCCAGCGGCTTCTTTTTCTGGATTTCCTTTCCCTCCTTCACCAGGTTTTCATCGAACAACATGTGgtgtttgtttcaaaacattcGCTTGCAGCAGTGCCCTAACCATCCACATTCGAAGCCACACCAAAGAGCGCCCGTTTAGATGTAACCTTTGCAACCGAGGATTCACTACCAAAGGAAATATGAAACAGCATATGCTAACTCATAAAGTTAGTGATATTTCTACGCAGAACCACTCAGCATCTTTTTCTTCCAGCTCCACAACAACCACAAGATTACCTACAGTTAGTAATTCTCCTCTTACCTCCATGAATAGAAGTACTAAAGATCTGTCGAATGACGATAAAAATAAAAGTCGGCATGAAAATGACCAACATCAGTCAGTATCTAAGAGGTCAACAGGAGTGTCAAAACACGAATGCCTCATCTGCAACCGACCATTTTCTAGTGGCAGTGCGCTTAATATTCACATGCGTACTCATACAGGAGACAGGCCTTTTAAGTGTAACTTCTGTGGCAGAGCTTTCACTACTAAGGGGAATCTCAAAGTGCACATGGGAACACACATGTGGTCAAATAGCACATCACGAAGAGGGCCCAACAGGGTGTCAGTAGAATCCGCGGTTCTTCGAGCACCTCGTCCTGCGTTATCACAGCTTCGTCCTAATCTGTTCTTCCCTTATTTGCCACCTATCTACATAAACGAATTAGTTCAGAGAAGGGAGAATGAAATACCTGTGATTCAAAATTCAGTCACAAATAATACTCCTCTCAACCTAATATCAACAAATAGTCAAAGAACACTGCAAACGCATTCTAACACTGTAAATAATTCAGGCGTTTTTACTCATCTGCAAACGTTGCGTCCTCCTCAGGATTCGCAGGCAACTTGTCCTCCTCAGAAGCTAAGATTAGATTTTTCTTCCCAGGTTTTGCAAGCAGAAGGTTGTCCTCCTCAGAAGTCACAGTTAGGTTTTTCTTCTGATAATTCACAAACAGATTGTTCAGCTCAGAATTCACAATTAACACTTCCTTCTGAGGATTTGCAAACAGGTTGTCCCCCTCAGAAGTCACAATTAAGTTTTTCTTCTAATAAGTTACAAGCAGGGTGTTCTTCTGAGCAGCGGAGAACTGATTTTGCACCCCAGAAAGCGCGAATATTTCTGCCTCCTGAAGAATCACAAATAATATATCACCCTGAAGAGCTACAAGAAGGATGTAGGGACAAAGAatctggaaaaaaagaaaatgatcaTCCTCTTAAAGGCCAGATGGTTTTGTCTCCTCCAGGGTTAGAAAGAGAACAACATACATTAGTAGAAtagatacaaaacaaacatcctTTCTAACACTGGCAGTAATTTCAAGATCCGAGAAATGAGAGTAAAGATCCAAGATGGCGGATTAAAAACTCTTTGACTTTACACGTTAGAGGACTATTTCTAAAACATGTGAATCCTTAAACTTCTGTACCTCTTATCGGTCTTGTGGTACCGAACTTCATGTTCCTATTAAAAACTAGTCCAATATAGAAAAACAATGGATTTAGACTTCAAAGTATTtctattctataataagttttcTTGTATTCTTAAGCGACTAATAACTTTCCATGAGCCTGACATTTTGAACacttaacttatttttataaaactattgtcGTCTGGCGAATAATAGTttcttttaatacatatattagtAAGTATATTAGATGAAAAAGTTCGTTTAGTTTTTAATTGTCTCTCGCCTCTAAGAGttaactaacaaaatatttttctcgtTTTCgtgaaagtgttattttattacattttacactTGTCATGTTATTCTTAGGTGTTTAATTTACTGTTCTGtatcataattatattaattttttttcagaaattcgTAGAGAGAAGGCACTTAATTAATTGTATTAGTagttaatgtaaacatttattgtgTAACAAAGTGATTTGTGGACAATGAAAGCTCACCGAAAGAGAATTTCAGCATTTTGTAAGTGGATCTTATAGATAATTTAAACTGCATGTTGGCTATTGAAAGAACAAAACTTAAGTCTGATTTTGTGTAGTATGTTGAATGACGTCATTTTAAAAATGGTATTTCATTCTTACATTTGTCTAGCATTTTTATTCGAAATTAATACTATTTTCAATAATACATTTCTCTGCTGAAGGACTTTCTGAAACTGAACCAATCAGCAAACCGAAACAAAATTAGTGAAGGAAAGGGACCATCAACAAATGAACGTAATGTTAATGTTGTATCTGTCAATGCTACCAGAGATGTTctaaattgaatatttaaatgttatgaaacattttcttCCTTATTACCAACCGCCTGCATCATGTTTAATGTCTTCAGTACATCACTGGTGTGTATAACCGACAAATTACAACCAAACATCGGGACACTGTTTAAAGAATCACTACTCTTTTCTTAAGAATAATATAATCTGCAAGGCTTAGTAACGGATAATTTTGAATAAAGTAGCAAAGTACTGTATAGTATTAAGAAATAATGGTctggagagaaaataaaatattgaattttgttcACTTCATATTGTACAGGGAATGTTTATTATCACGTAACAAAATAATCAGAATCCGTAAatgttctgtttattattttcaccATAAAGTTTTAACAGCTAATTTTAATTCTGTCAAAAGCAATAGTACACCAAATGATAACGCATCGATTGTTGTGGATGAAAAGTGAAAACTACAAACACACAGAAGATCTAATGCACctttggaaataaatatatctgttaGAAGAAGAAGGGGTTAAGTGACTATTTTTTAAGGTTAACTATCTTCTCTGCATAGCCTCCTCCTCAATAACTCAATAGCAGATCTTcgggcttaaaacgctaaaaacttgGTCTTTGATATCCGTGgggggcacagcacaaatagctcattgtacTAACCAGTCTTCCCCTATAAAGAACGACTTGGAGTACCCCCCATGAACTTTTGTAAGGCTTTTCTTCTTTCGCTGTGGAATGAATATCGCTTGATATCATCAATATAATTGGAGAGATATTACTAACTTTTATGTCGctaatggtttattttgtttaagcgcaaagacgtacaatgagctatctgcactctgtgTAATGCAAGGATCGAGCCCCAAAATTTAACATCATAGGCCTTCAAACTTACCTTAGTCGTATACCACATTTGTTTCTAccgtatatttattttattcaactggGTTTTGAAACTTGATTGTGTACAGTTAAGAAATGAAATCGAGCCGTAGTCTTTAGTTGTAGCATTAGATGTTCGGGGAGAATATGTATTTTAACTAGAAGAAAACATGGTTGAAAAAAAATCGGGTAATCGGGTTCATATCATTACAATTGTAATGAAGgaattataattatcaaaccGTCATATGACGTGGATCTAACATTCAAATCCCACATAGCCAAACACCATAAATAAACAAGAGAACAATACGACCTATtcagatttaaataaaataattttattacgaaaatttaaatataatgagGGTATAAAATTCGTACGTCAACACGACTATTTTTCAAGTATCagcttgttttgtttgaagttgagcacaaagcaacacaatagggtatctgtgctctgcccatactgacatcaaaacctgattttagcgttgtaagtctgcagatatgaATGTGATGGTATTCACAACAATTTCAGAACAGTTTCGAGGAATCAGATCAATGATGTCAAGAAGTAATGTAGAtagtttgaaaagtaaaatagcCAATGGACATAACACGCAAAAACAGATGATTTCTTGCCAAGTTGACTTGTGTACAAACGACCATCGAATAAATCAATAACGTCAAGAGATGAATATCCGCTGCGGGTGTCCATAGATTCAGTCCATTTCAGCGATGTCTTCGACTGATTTTGTGGATTGCTGTGGCTGAACTGGATCTTCCTTTACGtcattgtcacttttataagcggtattattattattgttattattaccatCTTTGGTATCGATGACACTTCCTATTATTTAATCTCTGGTCAATCGATCATAAGTGGTTCCCGTCccatcagacatgctcgccctttcagccgtggaagcataaaaagtgactgtcaatcccacctctcgttggtaaaagattggAACGgtccaaaaattggcggtgggtggtgataactagctgccttccctctaggctagCAAAAGATAGCTTTCATTTATTTCTTCGCAAATTCAAACCGAACCAAATTGTAACCAGCTTCACATTCGTTGATGTTCAATCATGCAGTAACTGTTTGTAATTGTAGATCATCGGTAATTTAAAATAACCACATTTAATTAGCTAACTCGAATAATTAAATAACGTCGGGAAGTTTCATTGACTAATTACTAACTTCTCGTACTTTTAGCTAAGCCTAGAATTTTTGGGTTCGCGAGAAACTTGTTCTGTATCGCGTGACCCGTGCTTCTTCAAGTTTCCACCCTATAGCACTCCCagggatgaaagggcgaacattttatATTGTAACCAGCAGACTGAGGGTCAAGCGCCCTCTAACCACCAAGTCGTTTTATAACAAAATTCAGTAGTagatctaaaataataaaatatgtcataATGATCCTATATTTTCTCGAACGGAAAAAAAATATAGTAcatcaacattaataaaatatgacacCTCAAATCTACCTTTTAGATCAAAAAGTAAGAAACGAAAGCTAATTTGTCAAGTCATCTCAAACTCAAGGTTCACTAGAACGATGCAAAAAGTAAGTTTGTATGCCACTTGAAACCTACCTTTCGTCTGACACTTTCTTTCTATTGTTTCTTTCATTACAGTAACCAAATCATAATTTACTTGCATGAAGTATGTATAATGGACATCACATGtatgaatgaaatattatatgtaaaacagctTGCCAAGTTAGCGTTTGAACACTTTTAtaacaaactgaataaatataCTTCTAATATATTGCACGTATAACAGCTGGCCAAAacatatttagattatttttatgcACTTAACAGCGATGTTGGAAGAATTTCAAAACTGATTAGACTCGTAAATTGCTCATTGTATAATTTGCGCGTCTAACCAGTTTTCAAATTCTTGAAAGTATAAATGGCTGAGTGTACCAACTTACATGCTGCCAAAAGCGGTTCAATCTagtgttaaaggtgaattttacagaaaaaataaaactttgcagtcaaaagaactacacacatttttttataaaaaatatgtactaATAAATGAATCATAGAACTTTGTGCAAAAAGAGGCCTTTCCGaacggcaatccgaacgttttagtttttacgtttgccgctaggaaaagtactgtgacgtaatagttgccaaacaaaccgccaacgccagtgCGTTGAATgcaaataaacatggccagtgcatatgGAGAAACAGCGGCGGaatctgttttgactttgtgttctgaacagtgttgagtagcgccatatcaattcaaacctactctgaacgaacctagaacagttacttttgacacagatctgacaaattctagtgatgaggacagttccacgagcgagagtagcggaactgtgagtgatactgatagtgcccaggccggttgcgagtcggtcatacctccagagaaagaatggtaagcctaagtcatgacaacaaatatggtctgtattatttcatgtgcaattttaagcatctc of the Tachypleus tridentatus isolate NWPU-2018 chromosome 13, ASM421037v1, whole genome shotgun sequence genome contains:
- the LOC143240099 gene encoding sal-like protein 1 isoform X2; this encodes MELQDFLTHKKTCVTKRIMATLEDWKRDSFFEPCDKSWPRDRWGDMDEVDSLVQPLSTTEFLYSDSPTRCNSYQKMINRSSDRSSSFLKNNLPHFLDSMQQMPSSDSFLNVLKNVQTTQPEKIPYSTKGNSEQLEALQSVLNNLQQQQFLQLQVIRELQFKICGKQMPRETSPERNLTAIQQSKEPVISVPHNESQPQNHHLDVCFEPYSAAVSHQRHDFAVSKEPNTLELLQRHTEETLQNNMSGGHFFYKGMVIENDIKRLDSGNEASVSEEEGKVSQKSMLSRHQCRYCRKIFGSDSGLQIHIRSHTGERPFKCNICGNRFSTKGNLKVHFQRHKFKYPYIKMNPNPVPEHLDKAFPSLEPQISLAESMQRSVLQEMGNIQTFPFFQQRVITTLPPPVNQSHLMEEDDLKGIFTKSVDPSPVDSKADVKMKPANDGSNLNIATDSSDNSFTVVTGALDSFSPENHPEGEVEHMDAEVAKKGENQSYFFSEESSVSPPATPSGTRSSILIKNAQVEPKFSDLTNFPVQARNESEKLSEITQLDNELSSHQGILSTFRTTDKFSENLPVKSTFPDISNPEGSVDKIETGVAVYDNECSICHKVFSDKSALKMHYSIHSNEQFFQCKLCGSTYTAEETLRTHMMVHTIRPDERMSVKCRNNDSCPEELKNVTSLVFSFKDNILSSGVLEASGSPHSSPRISDNSTSPNSNSGSIEPLSVENNDVDFERRCLEDRDDITDVSVSKTLHLNSEPSTFETKEVVVSQESIKFHTTSLAALENHVKTINWKKYRRSPTDVISLSRHNTFFPGFQTKDVLTLQNEQSTLFSTSFESKLTKKENLESSKKETLCGSLLGVPEPLPKVSQHVDALSTSPDSTKLTSPPLVTGSEREALDLTPRSQGLPPVITPSSSESTFPLPAASFSGFPFPPSPGFHRTTCGVCFKTFACSSALTIHIRSHTKERPFRCNLCNRGFTTKGNMKQHMLTHKVSDISTQNHSASFSSSSTTTTRLPTVSNSPLTSMNRSTKDLSNDDKNKSRHENDQHQSVSKRSTGVSKHECLICNRPFSSGSALNIHMRTHTGDRPFKCNFCGRAFTTKGNLKVHMGTHMWSNSTSRRGPNRVSVESAVLRAPRPALSQLRPNLFFPYLPPIYINELVQRRENEIPVIQNSVTNNTPLNLISTNSQRTLQTHSNTVNNSGVFTHLQTLRPPQDSQATCPPQKLRLDFSSQVLQAEGCPPQKSQLGFSSDNSQTDCSAQNSQLTLPSEDLQTGCPPQKSQLSFSSNKLQAGCSSEQRRTDFAPQKARIFLPPEESQIIYHPEELQEGCRDKESGKKENDHPLKGQMVLSPPGLEREQHTLVE